The genome window CACCACCTGGTTCCCTTTGATGATCTTGCTCCGGATGGCGCCATTATGGCTATAGACCAGGCGGGAGTTACCATTGGTAAAAGTCTGCACCTTGATCTTTTCGCGCAGCTCCATGCTTTTCACATTATCAAAATTAATGCTGTTATCCCAAAGCAATTTTCCGTTTTCATCCACATCGGCCACTACTGCATGCGTGTAAGTGAAGCCATCGAAAACCTGCTGGTTATACCCACCGCGTCCGCCGTACATCGGGTTCCATAAGTAAGGATTATAAAGGCCCATTCCAAAGGGATAACCCATCATGCTGCCATAACCCAGGCCGCCCATCATCATGGGGTTCTGGTAACGGTATTCAGGATAAAAAACCTCTGCTACCAACAGGAAATTGTCGTTTTTCGGAACAATGTCATGAACTAGTAATCGGTAATTCAGTTTCAGATCGTCGCCGCTTTCTTTCTTCTTGCGGATGCGTTTTTCCATCTTTTCCTGCTGCCGCTCGTTCATGAAATTGAAGAAATTCTTAAACTCGGTAAAGCTGTGGTAACGCGTGAAAACGGGCTCATCCCCCACGATCTTGCTGATATAAAGTCCTTGCGAAGCCGCATTGGACGTGCTTTGCATGTTCCGGTAACCATATGTGCCGATTACGACCCTTACAGAGTCGTTGAGCACTTGTAACCTGCCGCTCAGCAACGAATAATCATCCTCGGGATCCACCGAAACCTGCGCATAAAGCTCACCGGTTTCTTCATACGAACGAGCCACAATGCGGGTCTGTCTGCCTTTTTTTACTGCGAAACAAACATTCACCAAATGATGCGCCGTGTCCACTTCAACGGTCTGAATGGCATTAGAGCCTTTGATAGCCGATGGCAAAACCTTCGTTTGGGATGTCCTGAGCTGTGTTAGAATTAATACAGGCTCATTGCGAACCATTCCGGCCATGAAGACGGAGTAACCCAATGTTTTGAAATCAGTGATCTCGAAACGATCGAGTGTGTTGATCGTAAATGTTTCCACAAAGCCCGGCCCGACATTCACTTTCACGATCTGATATAAGGGACTGCGGTATTTACTGAAAAGCAAAAACACAGCCTGGCCATCGTAGGAGGAGGTGATATAGTCCAGATTGGATTCAATAGGCCCGTCAATCGACCAAACGCGTTCCAGGTTTGTATCAAATTTCTGAACATTGAATGTGCCTTTCTCCGGTTTGGAAATGAGCAAGACGCCTTGCGCGCCGAGCGGCACCGTCTGGTAAGCCATATTACCTGATAAAGGCAACTCTATCCTCTTAACACCTTGTGCAGCAGCAAATAATGACGCTGTAACAAGGCTAAAAAGCAACAAGATCTGACGAAGTGCAGAAATGGAATTAAGATTCATGTGCCAATGCAACAATAATGTCGAATTCTTCACGCTTAACCGGCACTACCGAAAGTCTGGACAAGCGCACCAGTTCCATATTTTTGAGAATATCATGCTTCTTGATCTGTTCGAGCGTGACCGTTTTGGGAAAATGCTCCACCGGGACCACGTTAACAACCACCCAGTCACCCGTATCGATCGTTGGATCGGGATAATGTTCTTTTGAAACTTTGGCCAGACCCACAACCTCCTTACCAATGTTGCTATGATAAAAAAGCACCAGATCGCCTTTCTTCATGGCCATCAGGTTGTTACGTGCGGCAAAATTCCGGACACCGTCCCACATGCCTTCCTTTTCTGCTACAAGATGGTCCCAGGAATATTTATTCGGTTCACTTTTTACAAGCCAATGGTTCATGGATTTCAGTTAGGTTTTAAACAAATTTGTTGGTTTCAGAGATGGATCTTGCGATCAGGGAAATTTCGGGTATTTGCTGAAATCGGGCTTTCTTTTTTCGAGAAACGATTTCTGGCCTTCTTTTGCTTCCTCGCTCAGATAATAAAGCAATGTTGCATTGCCAGCCAATTCCTGAATTCCGGCTTGTCCATCCAGTTCCGCATTGAACGAGCTTTTCAGCATCCGGATAGACAATGGACTTTTTTCCTGGATTTTCTTACACCATTCAACCGTTGTCGTTTCCAGGTCTTCCAAAGGAACAACTTTATTTACCAAACCCATTTGCAATGCTTCCTGCGCATCATATTGATCGCATAGGAACCAGATTTCGCGCGCTTTTTTCTGTCCCACAACCCGTGCAAGATAAGACGCGCCAAAGCCGCCGTCGAAACTCCCAACCTTTGGTCCTGTTTGTCCGAAACGCGCATTTTCAGCCGCAATCGAAAGGTCGCAGATCACGTGCAGCACGTGTCCGCCGCCTATGGCCCAACCTGCCACCATGGCGATAACTGCCTTAGGAATAGACCGGATCATGCGTTGCAGATCCAGCACATTCAAACGCGGCACATGGTCATCGCCAATGTAACCGCCGTGGCCGCGAACGGACTGATCGCCGCCGGAACAGAATGCTTTTCCGCCTTCGCCGGTTAGAATAATGACGTCGATACGCGTGTCTTCGCGGCAAATGTGCATCGCGTCGATCATTTCGGTAACGGTGAGCGGCGTGAATGCGTTGTGTTTATGCGGGCGATTTATGCTTATTTTTGCAATGCCTTCGTGAAGCGTAAAAAGGATTTCCTCGTATTCTTTAATGGTTTCCCACTGGATTGAGCTTGACATAAATTCGGAATGTAAATGAATAATCTGGCGTTAAAAAGTTAACTATAACGGCCGTTAACTCGTTCGCAACAATCTGCGAAATTACAGATTGTTTGGGTTTCCTTCAAAAACAAATGAATAACTTTCCAATGCCCTGGAACACAAGTATAAGCGCAATTGCAACACAGGAAAGGCCGGAGCATTTTTACTTTGCCGAGGCATATGATTTCATGCAATCCTGGTTGAACGGCCAGCATACATTCACATTACAGACTTCCGGATCGACCGGGGCGCCCAAACCGATCCAAATTCACCGGAGCCAGTTGATCGCAAGTGCACAAATGACGGGCAAGGCGCTGGGCCTTCGTTCAGGAACGCGCGCGCTTGTTTGTCTGAATGTACATTATATAGCGGGCCTGATGATGCTTGTCCGCGGGATGGAGCTCGATTGGGAAATGACGGTCATTGAGCCTTCCGCCAATCCTTTGCTGGACGTTAACAGGCTTGATACATTCGATTTCACTGCTTTGGTGCCGTTGCAACTGGGCACTATACTCGAAAATTCAAAGACAGAAAATCAGGTGAACAGATTAGGAACAGTGCTTTTGGGCGGAGCGCCGGTCAATGTTTCGCTGCAAAGAAAAATTGAATCATTGAGCGTTCCGGTTTACCAAAGTTACGGGATGACCGAAACGGTTTCGCACATTGCGTTGCGCAGGTTGAACGGAGGAAATTTTTCAGAAGATTACCAATTCCTGCCCAACATTGTTTTTGGCACAGACGATCGCGGCTGCCTGCACATTTCCGGACCGGTTACGAATGGTGAAGTTGTCCAAACTAATGATCTGGTTGAGATTGCCGGAAATACATTCAAATGGATCGGAAGGGCTGATAATGTGATCAATTCGGGAGGCGTTAAGATCGTTCTTGACAAAGTGGACGCGACCGTAGGCAAAGTGTTTTTTGATTTAAAGATCGGGAATGCATTTTTTAACTGGTTCGTTTCGGATGAAAAACTGGGGCAGAAACTGATCCTGGTCGTCGAAGGAACCGGGAACACTTTTCAGGCAAAGGACATGATTGAAGAAATTAGAAAAAGCCTTTCCGCCTATGAAACGCCGAAACATGTTTACTTTGTGCAGCATTTTAATAAAACAACCACGGACAAGGTCGACAAGCGGCGCACGGTCCAACAACTTTTAGCATCTCAAAATGGATAAGAATATTCAGATCCCCGGTTACTACATCATTCGTTTTCAAACAGCCTCCGTCGTTCCGGCCCCTTATTCGCATTTTTATACATTAAAACTCGATATCGCTGCGAAGGACCGGCTTACGGTTGATTTTGACATTAAATATCTGGATCGCGATGAGCTGGATGAGGACGATTTGCTGGACGAAGGTTTTTCACCGGATGATGATTACGCCTGGAAAGGCAATGTTCCCGCGATCTGGATCGCGCAGTTTCAGGACATTATGACTTCTTCCAAAATCATCAGAAAGAGAGAGGAAAGTGAATTTGAGGATTTTGTAGAAATTGAGCTCGACGAGAATGGTAAAATGGTTACTATTTATCCGGTCGATAAGGAACGCTGGTCGTACTTCTTACAGGAGTTTATGCAGGCAGTTTTTGAAGCGGGCGGGAGAGAGATGCCATTTGAGCTAACTTACCTCGAAATTGACGGCGATAACCAGAAGCAGCTGGACCTGCGCGCATCATTTGCAGAAAAATCGTTCACATTGGTAAAGGATAAAGCGCCGGCCCGGAAACTGGAATGGTCGCAGTTGCAAAAGGTTATGGACACGGTTTATAAGGCCGAGTTCGTTCCTGATAATGCTTCGGACAAAAAGCCTTCAAAAAAGGGAAAATACATTACTGCCGGAGACGGACTTTGGTATCAAATGGGCGTTGCGATCCTGGAAACAACCTCAAAAAGCCGGGATTTGGACAAAATTGAGGCTTTGTTTAATTCTTTATCCAAGTAATTGCTGTTCAAATTATTAAGATCTGTACTGGTTCAGTTCCTGCTGCAATTCATCTACCAGCAGGCTGACCCTTTCCAGTGAAGGCTGCGGTGTAGGCAGTTGCAAACTTACAAATGCCTTCACTTCCCAAACTTCCTGCACATCCTGCAAAGGAACTTCTAATTCTTCAAACTCGGCCATATCGGACGTCAGAAGCAACATTCCCGAAGTTTTTACCTGATTAAATGCAGTCCTGTAAACGAATCCGTGGCCACGCAGGACAAAGATGTATTGCATACCATCCTTAATATCATACCAGTTCCTCACGAATGTTCCCACCAGGATAGAACCTGGATAGGCAAAGTCTGCACCGCTTTCAAAGGCCCGGTAATAACCCATAGGCAGGTTAGGAAGCTGAAAAACGGGAAGTTGGTTCAGGTAGCCCGGATTTTGAAAGTTAGCAAGATATTCCTGCTGTAAATTTTTTGCAACCCATTGAATGGTAGGATAGTTAACTACTTTTTCTTCAACTGGTGCATTAAACTGGCTGCCCTGGAATTGGTTGTTAAAAACAGGCAGTTGTGAATCAGGAAGAGCGCTAGCTGCCGGGTTTTGTATAGCTGGCTGGTTCTGTGGCTCGCCATTTACAGGCTTGAAATTGACCTGCTTGGAAACCATTCGGATCTCCGGTTCAGGCTGCTGATATTTTTCAATGATTTTTGACAAAGGCTGCGGTTCCGAAAAAGCCGGAATGCGGATCTGCGAAGGAACAGGCGCATTGCCCGAATGCGAAACCGTCATAGGCCGACCGGCATTCATGGGCAAGGACATATCCGGCGTTTCCCTTAATTTCCTGAGGTCATTTTTGAGCAGGTTATCCACTGTGATGCCAAACGCCGCCGCCATATTTTTCAAATTGGTCAGGTTTGGATTGGCACGGGCCTCTTCGTAAGCGCCAAGCAGAGAGCGTTTTATCGCGATCTTTCTTGCAAATTGCTCCTGAGTCAGGCCATTAAGCCTCCTGAGATATTTTATATTATTGCTGACGATGCTCATGATGAATGCCTTTCAGGTTATTGGTAAATTTCCTTCTTAGCAGCTTTGAAAGTGTTGGTTAGCAACCCACAAATGGTCATCAGGCCAACGCCTCCCGGAACGGGCGTAATGTAGCTCGTTTTCGGCGCTACGTCACTGAAGTTAACGTCACCCTTGATCGCAAAACCGCTTTTCTTGGTCTCGTCCACAACTCTCGTGATGCCCACGTCAATCACTACTGCTCCTTCTTTAACGTAATCAGCGGTCACAAATTCTGGTCGGCCCAGGGCAACGATCAAAATATCTGCGGTTTGGCAGATTTCTTTCAGATTCTGTGTTTTTGAATGTGTAATGGTTACCGTGCAATTGCCCGGATATTCATTACGCTGCATTAATATGCTCATCGGCAAGCCCACGATCTGGCTGCGGCCGATCACTACGCAATGTTTTCCGCTGGTTTCGATCTTGGCGCGAATCAGCATTTCTAATATCCCGAACGGAGTTGCCGAAATGTAAGCAGGCAAGCCTTTGCACATTTTGCCCACGTTCACCGGATGAAAACCATCCACGTCCTTAGCCGGACTAACGGCTTCCATAATGGTGTTTTCAGAAATATGTTTGGGTAGGGGAAGCTGCACAATGAATCCGTCCACGTCCGGATCGTTATTTAATCCTTCCACTGCGTCCAGAAGTTCTTTTTCGCTTATTTCAGGCCCGAATCTCAGTAATGTTGATGTGAAACCAATTTCTTCACAGCTTCTGATCTTGGATGCTACGTAGGTTTCGCTTGCGCCATTGGCACCAACGAGTATGGCAGCCAAATGCGGCTTTTTGCCACCACCGGCCACCCACGCTTCCACTTCGTTTTTTATTTCAAACTTAATTTGGGATGAAATCGCTTTCCCGTCTAGTAACTGCATTATTGACTGATAATATTTTTGATAAGAATTTCCATTCCCGTAGTCGCCTTTTCCTGAATGAATGTCATGTTGGGTTTGAGACTGATATCGGGTTTTGCAGGATCGATAATATAAATAGGCTTGTCCGCGCCGACGTAATGCACGAGTCCTGCTGCCGGATAAACTGCCAGCGACGTGCCGACAACCACAAAGATGTCAGCCTGTTCCGTAACATCCATCGCGATTTCCATCATCGGAACTTCCTCGCCGAACCACACAATGTGCGGCCTCAGCTGGCTCCCAAGTTCACAGAGATCTCCCGTTTTTAGCTCCCAGGATGACATTTCATAAACCAGGTCAGGGTTCTTCGTGCTTCTGGATTTGAAAAGCTCGCCATGCAAATGGATTATGTTTGAAGAACCGGCGATCTCGTGCAGGTTATCGACGTTTTGGGTAATGATGGTTACGTCAAAATCCTTTTCCAACTCCACGAGCGCATAATGGGCAGCATTGGGCTTCACGTCCGCAGCCTGCTTTCTGCGCTGGTTGTAAAAGTCCAGCACAAGTTCCTGGTTACGCTGCCAGGCTTCCGGGGTGGCCACATCCTCAATGCGGAAGTTGTCCCACAATCCACCATTGTCGCGGAATGTGCTGATCCCGCTTTCGGCACTGATGCCCGCTCCGGACAGCACTACAAGTTTTTTCATGATCTTTATTTTCTAGTGTGTAACTGATTTATTATTAGCTCTTTTTCGCTGCTTTGGGTGCTGCCGGCTTCTTAGCCGCCGGTTTCGCTGCTGCTTTTTTCGCCGCTGGCTTTTTGGCTGCCGGTTTTTTCTCCGCCACCTTTTTCTCTGCCGGTGCTTTTACAACAGCCGCCTTAGCCACCGGTTTCTTGCCAAATCTTCCCGCAGGCTTATCCGGTGTCTCTGCTGCCAGCTTCACTACTTCTTCGTAGGTAAGCGATGCCGGTTCTGTTCCTTTCGGAATCTTAACATTCTTCTTTCCAAAAGCAATGTAAGGTCCGTATTTACCATTCAGCACTTTCGCGTCCGGATCTTCGGCGAACTCTTTAATGGTCCTGTTGCTGTCCTGTAAGCGTTTTTCAGTGATAATTTCGATCAGTCTGTCTTCTGTGACAGCCATTGGATCGTCTGTTCTTGCCAGAGAATAATATTTGCCGTCATGCTTTACATATGGGCCGAATTTTCCGATGTTGACGATCAATTCTTTCTCCTCGTACAAACCTACTTCGCGTGGCAGTTTAAATAATTCAAAAGCTTCTTCCAGCGTAATGTTCTCCATCAGCTGACCTTTCATCAAGCTCGCAAATTTTGGTTTTTCCTCATCTTCCGCATCACCGATCTGCACATAAGGGCCGTATTTACCGATTCTTACGGATACTTTTTTGCCCGTTGCAGGATCTTCGCCCAGATCGCGCGACGTGAGGCTGCGGTCGATGGCTTCTTCGTTTGCCTCGGTTACTTTCTTCTGAAATGGCGTGTAAAAGTTCTTGATCATCTGGCGCCATTCGAGCTGGCCTTCGGCAATGTGGTCAAAATCCTTCTCAACATTAGCCGTAAAAGAGTAATCAATAATGTCATTAAAATGACTTACCAGAAAGTCATTCACGACCATTCCGGTGCTGGTAGGAAAGAGTTTTGCCTTTTCCGAGCCGTAAATTTCTTTATTGACCTTGCTGTTGATCTGGTTATTAGCCAGCGTCAGTTCTTTAAAATCACGTTCTGTTCCCTGGCGGTCTTCTTTTACAATGTATTCGCGCCTTAATATGGTAGAAATTGTAGGTGCGTATGTGGATGGACGTCCGATGCCCATTTCTTCCAGCTTTTTAACCAAACTTGCTTCCGTATAGCGGGGCGGGTTTCTTGTGAAGCGTTCCGTCGCTTTCATGTCTGCCAGGTTCAGGATCTGGTTAATGTTCAGCGGAGGCAGCATTCCTTTCTGCTCTTCATCGCCTTCATCGTCGCTGGATTCCATATATACTTTCAGGAAACCTTCGAATTTGATCACCTCGCCTTGTGCAACGAGTTCTTCGGAAGTAGTTGAAATAGAAATGGTTGCCGTTGTGCGTTCCAGTTGCGCATCCGACATTTGTGATGCGATGGCACGTTTCCAGATCAGCTCATACAAGCGCTGCTCATTGCGGTCGCTGCTGCCATTTAATGTAGAAAAATCAGTTGGCCTGATGGCTTCGTGAGCTTCTTGCGCCGACTCGTTTTTGGTCTTGAATATCCTTTTATTATAATAATCCTGTCCGTATTCCTTCGTAATCTGCACCCTGGCTTTTTCCAATGCTTCCTCCGACAAATTCGTGGAGTCCGTTCTCATGTAGGAGATTTTACCAGCTTCGTAAAGCCGTTGTGCAACGGTCATGGTTTGCGCTACGGAAAAGCTCAGCTTACGGGATGCTTCCTGTTGTAATGTAGAAGTTGTGAATGGCGGTGCTGGTGTTTTTTTGGCTGGTTTAACTTCAAGGCTTTTGATGGAGAACTGTGCGCCGATGCATTTTTCGAGAAATTTCATCGCATCTTCTTCCTGGGGAAAGTTCTTCGCCAATTCTGCATTCAGGACTTTGCCATTTCCAAGATCAAAATGCGCAGTCACTTTGAAGCTGCTTTTGCTTCTGAACGCATCGATTTCCCTTTCCCTTTCAACAATAATACGGACCGCAACAGATTGCACACGTCCGGCCGAAAGGTTTGATTTACCAATTCTTATTTTTTTCCAGAGCACCGGGGAAAGCTCATAACCTACGAGCCTGTCCAGGATCCGGCGTGCCTGCTGCGCGTCCACCAGATCTACATCTATTATACGCGGTTTGGAAATCGCATTTTGTAAAGCAGTTTTCGTAATCTCCCTGAACACAATTCTTTTAGTGTCGTCGGGTAACCCCAAGGCTTCTTTCAAGTGCCACGAAATCGCCTCTCCTTCGCGGTCATCATCCGTTGCGAGCCATACTTCTGCGCCCTTGGCGAGTTTTTTAAGCTCGGATATCACCTTTACTTTATCAGCGGAAATTTCATAAGAAGGTTGGAAACCATGCTCAACATCCACACCCATATCATGCTCCGGAAGGTCACGAACGTGCCCGAAACTTGACTTGACGGTGAAATCTGCTCCTAAATAACTTTCAATGGTTTTGGCCTTCGCCGGTGACTCAACGATCACCAGATTTTTTGACATAACTTTGGATTTAAGGGATCTTGTAGCACTTTGAATGTCCAAATATAGGGTACAATCCTGCAAAAAATCAAAGCGCTGCTGAAAAGGTAATCTAAAATCGCCGATAATGCGGCAGTCCCTGTTGGGCGTATTTGAAATAATTTCCCAAATATCCCGGCTGTAAGAACAAAAACTTTAAGGGCGAGGTTATTTAAATGCGTCCTTAGTATATAATGATGCTAAATAGTAGTGAAAAGCGGCAGGCAAGCCTCAGCTTATGCCGTAAATTCGTACTTTCGCGTGTTTTAATGATCAAAAATCTTCCACCTAATTGAGGCGTATATTGTATTTTTCACTATGAACATTTATAAGGATTACATCAAGGAAATTGAAGAAAGAGCAGCCCAGGGACTTCATCCTAAGCCAATAGACGGCGCCGAGTTGCTGGGAGAAATTATCGCACAGATAAAGGATACGGAAAACGAGTATCGCGAAGATTCTCTCAAGTTTTTTATCTACAACACATTACCAGGAACAACAAGCGCTGCCGGTGCGAAAGCCAGGTTCCTCAAAGAAATCATTCTTGGCGAATCCATCGTTTCAGAAATATCACCCGCTTTTGCATTTGAACTGCTGTCGCACATGAAGGGCGGTCCTTCCATTGGCGTATTGCTGGATCTTGCATTGGGCGAAAATTATTCGATTGCTAAACAAGCGGCTGCGGTGCTTAAAACGCAGGTTTACTTATATGATGCAGACACAGACCGTCTGAAAGAAGCATTTAAAAGCGGCAACGAAATCGCCCGGGAAATCCTTGAAAGTTATGCCCGCGGGGACTTCTTCACATTGCTGCCTGAAATACCGGAAGAAATTAAGATCGTAACATTCATTGCCGGAGAGGGGGATATCTCAACCGATTTACTCTCTCCGGGTAATCAGGCGCACTCGCGCTCTGACCGCGAATTGCATGGTCAATGTATGATCACAACGACTGCCCAGAAGCAAATCAAAGCATTACAGGAAGAGCATCCTGACAAAAGCGTGATGTTGATTGCTGAGAAAGGCACGATGGGCGTGGGCTCTTCGCGCATGTCCGGTGTGAATAATGTGGCGCTTTGGACCGGCAAGCAGGCGAGTCCGTATATCCCTTACGTTAACATTGCGCCTATTGTGGGCGGAACCAATGGCATTTCTCCCATTTTCCTAACCACTGTTGATGTTACAGGGGGAATTGGAATAGATTTGAAAAACTGGGTTAAGAAAGTGGACGAGAACGGAAACGTTGTTCGTAACGAAAGCGGAGATCCTGTTTTGGAAGAGGTTTATTCAGTTGCTACGGGCACTGTTTTGACCATTAATACAAAAACAAAAAAACTGTACAACGGCGACAAGGAACTGATTGACATTTCCAAAGCGCTTACGCCACAGAAAAAGGAATTTATCAGAGCAGGCGGCTCCTATGCCATTGTTTTTGGTAAAAAAATACAAACGGTCGCGGCAAAGATCTTAGGCATCGAACCTACGCTTGTTTTCGCACCTTCCAAAGAAATTTCAAATGAAGGCCAGGGCCTTACTGCGGTTGAAAAGATCTTCAACAGAAATGCAGTTGGGACAACGCCGGGTAAAGTTTTGCACGCCGGTTCTGATGTTCGTGTTGAGGTTAACATTGTCGGTTCGCAAGATACGACGGGTTTAATGACCGCTCAGGAACTGGAATCAATGGCTGCGACAACCATTTCGCCGATTGTGGACGGGGCTTATCAATCTGGTTGCCACACCGCATCGGTTTGGGATAAAAAAGCGCAGGCTAACATTCCGAAACTGATGAAGTTTATGAATGATTTCGGCCTCATCACAGCGCGTGACCCGAAGGGCGAATATCACTCGATGACCGATGTGATCCACAAAGTCCTTAACGACATTACTATTGACGAATGGGCAATCATCATCGGTGGCGACTCACATACAAGAATGTCCAAAGGCGTTGCTTTTGGTGCTGACTCGGGAACTGTTGCCATTGCACTTGCAACCGGTGAAGTTTCCATGCCAATTCCCGAATCCGTTAAGGTAACATTTAAAGGTGACATGAAAGGGCACATGGATTTCCGTGATGTCGTTCACGCCACACAGGCGCAAATGTTGCAGCAATTTGGCGGCGAAAACGTTTTCCAGGGCCGCATCATTGAAGTGCATCTGGGAACATTACCCGCCGACCAGGCATTTACATTTACCGACTGGACTGCGGAAATGAAGGCGAAAGCTTCCATTTGTATTTCAGAAGATGACACGTTGATCGAATCCCTGGAAATTGCTAAAAACAGGATCCAGATTATGATTGATAAGGGCATGGAGAACCACAAGCAGGTTCTTCAGGGACTGATCAACAAAGCAGATAAGCGCATTGCTGAAATCAAATCCGGTGAAAAACCTGCTTTGGTTCCTGATGCAAATGCTAAATATTATGCAGAAGTTGTCATTGATCTCGACGCGATCGTTGAACCGATGATTGCCGATCCGGATGTAAATAATAAAGAGGTTTCAAAGCGTTACACCCACGATACAATCCGTCCGCTTTCTTTTTATGGAGAGGACAAAAAAGTTGATCTTGGTTTCGTAGGCTCTTGTATGGTTCATAAAGGGGATTTGAAAATCGTTTCTCAAATGCTCCGTAATCTGGAAGAACAAAAAGGCAAAGTTGAATTCTTCGCTCCGCTGGTTGTGGCCGCGCCGACTTACAATATTATAGAAGAGCTGAAAAAAGAAGGTGACTGGGATGTTTTGCAAAAATACTCAGGCTTTGAATTCGACGATAACGCTCCGAAAGTAGCGGCGCGTACGGAATATGAAAACATGATGTATCTGGAACGTCCGGGCTGCAACCTTTGCATGGGTAACCAGGAAAAAGCCGCCAAAGGCGATACAGTTCTGGCTACTTCTACCCGTCTTTTCCAGGGAAGGGTTGTTGAAGATTCGGATCGTAAAAAAGGAGAGTCATTGCTGGCATCTACGCCGGTGGTCGTTTTGTCCGCAATCCTCGGACGCATTCCGAACATTGAGGAATACAAAGCGGCAGTGGTTGGCATTGACCTGACGAAGTTTGCACCGCCAGTTAAACAATTGGCGAGATAATCGATACTGGCACAGTTGTTGACGCGTGTGAATGTATTAGCATAAATAATAATTACTATGGCTTTTGACTTAGACATGATTAAGGGCGTTTATGCCCGTATGCAGGAAAGGGTGGAAGCTGCTCGTAAGATAGAGGGGCGGCCTTTAACGCTTGCAGAAAAGATTTTATATTCCCATTTGTGGGAAGGAACCCCTAAACAGGTTTACGAGCGCGGCAAGTCCTACGTGGATTTTGCTCCCGACCGTGTTGCTATGCAGGATGCCACCGCCCAAATGGCGCTGTTGCAGTTCATGCAGGCTGGACGGCCGCAGGTTGCAGTTCCTTCAACCGTGCATTGTGATCACTTGATCCAGGCAGAGGTTGGGGCGACGCAGGATTTGAAAAATGCGGTTGACAAAAACAAAGAAGTTTATGACTTCCTTTCTTCGGTT of Dyadobacter chenhuakuii contains these proteins:
- the topA gene encoding type I DNA topoisomerase — translated: MSKNLVIVESPAKAKTIESYLGADFTVKSSFGHVRDLPEHDMGVDVEHGFQPSYEISADKVKVISELKKLAKGAEVWLATDDDREGEAISWHLKEALGLPDDTKRIVFREITKTALQNAISKPRIIDVDLVDAQQARRILDRLVGYELSPVLWKKIRIGKSNLSAGRVQSVAVRIIVEREREIDAFRSKSSFKVTAHFDLGNGKVLNAELAKNFPQEEDAMKFLEKCIGAQFSIKSLEVKPAKKTPAPPFTTSTLQQEASRKLSFSVAQTMTVAQRLYEAGKISYMRTDSTNLSEEALEKARVQITKEYGQDYYNKRIFKTKNESAQEAHEAIRPTDFSTLNGSSDRNEQRLYELIWKRAIASQMSDAQLERTTATISISTTSEELVAQGEVIKFEGFLKVYMESSDDEGDEEQKGMLPPLNINQILNLADMKATERFTRNPPRYTEASLVKKLEEMGIGRPSTYAPTISTILRREYIVKEDRQGTERDFKELTLANNQINSKVNKEIYGSEKAKLFPTSTGMVVNDFLVSHFNDIIDYSFTANVEKDFDHIAEGQLEWRQMIKNFYTPFQKKVTEANEEAIDRSLTSRDLGEDPATGKKVSVRIGKYGPYVQIGDAEDEEKPKFASLMKGQLMENITLEEAFELFKLPREVGLYEEKELIVNIGKFGPYVKHDGKYYSLARTDDPMAVTEDRLIEIITEKRLQDSNRTIKEFAEDPDAKVLNGKYGPYIAFGKKNVKIPKGTEPASLTYEEVVKLAAETPDKPAGRFGKKPVAKAAVVKAPAEKKVAEKKPAAKKPAAKKAAAKPAAKKPAAPKAAKKS
- a CDS encoding bifunctional aconitate hydratase 2/2-methylisocitrate dehydratase, with the translated sequence MNIYKDYIKEIEERAAQGLHPKPIDGAELLGEIIAQIKDTENEYREDSLKFFIYNTLPGTTSAAGAKARFLKEIILGESIVSEISPAFAFELLSHMKGGPSIGVLLDLALGENYSIAKQAAAVLKTQVYLYDADTDRLKEAFKSGNEIAREILESYARGDFFTLLPEIPEEIKIVTFIAGEGDISTDLLSPGNQAHSRSDRELHGQCMITTTAQKQIKALQEEHPDKSVMLIAEKGTMGVGSSRMSGVNNVALWTGKQASPYIPYVNIAPIVGGTNGISPIFLTTVDVTGGIGIDLKNWVKKVDENGNVVRNESGDPVLEEVYSVATGTVLTINTKTKKLYNGDKELIDISKALTPQKKEFIRAGGSYAIVFGKKIQTVAAKILGIEPTLVFAPSKEISNEGQGLTAVEKIFNRNAVGTTPGKVLHAGSDVRVEVNIVGSQDTTGLMTAQELESMAATTISPIVDGAYQSGCHTASVWDKKAQANIPKLMKFMNDFGLITARDPKGEYHSMTDVIHKVLNDITIDEWAIIIGGDSHTRMSKGVAFGADSGTVAIALATGEVSMPIPESVKVTFKGDMKGHMDFRDVVHATQAQMLQQFGGENVFQGRIIEVHLGTLPADQAFTFTDWTAEMKAKASICISEDDTLIESLEIAKNRIQIMIDKGMENHKQVLQGLINKADKRIAEIKSGEKPALVPDANAKYYAEVVIDLDAIVEPMIADPDVNNKEVSKRYTHDTIRPLSFYGEDKKVDLGFVGSCMVHKGDLKIVSQMLRNLEEQKGKVEFFAPLVVAAPTYNIIEELKKEGDWDVLQKYSGFEFDDNAPKVAARTEYENMMYLERPGCNLCMGNQEKAAKGDTVLATSTRLFQGRVVEDSDRKKGESLLASTPVVVLSAILGRIPNIEEYKAAVVGIDLTKFAPPVKQLAR